The Deinococcus cellulosilyticus NBRC 106333 = KACC 11606 genome segment CTCGCCATGCCCTATTCCCGGCGGTCCTGCATGTGGCAGGAGCACTTCCAGAAGCGGGTGCTGGACCTCTGGCAACGGGCCGCCCGCCCGCGCACAGGATGGATTCCCCCCGATGCAGAAGCCGTGTTCTTTGAAAACGACGAGGAACACCTGCTCTGTCATGTTCAGGTGCAGGGAACATCGGTCTGGTGGAAGACTGAGAATCAAGTGCTGCTCGTCAGACAGCATCTGGAATGTCTGCCTGCAGTGCTCATTCGCGTGGATGGTCCACAGGGGACCCGCTTCCTGTCTTCATTGCCACAGGCCTTCCTGAGGGAGGTGGTCCAGCATCTCACTCACCATCACCTGCTTCCTGATTTGCCAGATGTGATTCAGCGCCTGGTTCAACAACAAACCAGAACGCACCAGAACAGAGGCAAACTGGATTTCCAGATGCCTCGCAGGGTCAATGCTCAAACCCAGAAAGTGCTCGAACGGGTCAGTGAGCTTGTGCAAGCTCCTCATGCTGTTCGCGCAGATGCAGTGGAGCAGGCTGCAGTGGTCCTGTCACTGCTGGCCACGCCACAGCTGCGAAGTGTTGCACGCCAGTGGGTGGAAAAAGGGTTTTCTGTTGTAGGGCCTCTGGATCAGGAGGAACTTCTGCCCGAGCCCAGTCTCACACAGGAGGCACCCTTTGCATTGGGACATCCAGAAGCCAGATCAGATTCCCCTCCAGAAGTTGAACATCAACAACATGAGATCGAGGGCGGTGTACTCTGGAAAGCCGCATCTGAGCAACAAAATGTGCTGTCTGCAGCTGAAAAACGTCGTGAGTCTCTGCCGGTGGACACCCTGACCCGGACCAGAGTGTTTGTGGATGATCTCCCTGAGCAAGCACCGCTGGATCTGGTTGATGCAAGCCAGGTTGCCCCAACCTGTATTGTGGAATCCAGGCCGTTCTCCCGATGCGCCGGGTTGCTCTTTTTGCTGAATGTTTTCCTGCATCTGGACCTCATCACGGACTTCAGCGACCTGAGCCGAAAACCCAATTCCCCCTGGGCCCTGCTGGGTCGGGTTGGCCTGATGGCCTTCGAGGATTTTCGGGAAGACCCCCTGTGGACCCTGTGCCACACCTTTGAAGACAGGTCTGTGCGCTGGACCCCCAGAATCCATCTGCCACAGGTGATGCCCGTGCACTGGGCGGCCCTTCTGCCAGATGCCCCATGCTGGTTGCAAACTGCTGCTCCTCAACCCTTTGCTGTGCAGCATCCCAGTGGGGTGTGGGTTGCCGTCAGGAATCAGAAAGCCTTCACAGCGACTTTCCCTGATGTGACTTTGAGAGAAGCACCCCTGGGCAGACCTACCAGGCAGGCCGAACGATTCTACACATTTCTTCAGGTTGTGTTGCAACATGCCCTGAACACCCCGGACCCTTTTTCCCTCCTGTGCAGCAATCCGGGACGGCTTGAGGTCACGGACACCCATGTGGATGTGACTTACAGTCTGGAGCAGCACCCTGTGGAGCTTCGCATGCTGGGGCTGGATCGGGATCTGGGGTGGCTGCCCCAGGCTGGATGCAGCATCTCTTTTCATTTCGAGGTGGACCGATGATTGACCTGAAACCCTTCCAGTCGCATTTCTACCAGATGCTTCGTTTCGCACTGCCAGCGATTTCCGAACACCTCGGAGGATTGCAGGAGGTGCCTTTTCTGGAAGCCTATCAGGAAGAGCTTTCCTCGGTGGGATCAACCAGGGTCCCTTATTCCCAGCCCATTGAACGCCTGAAAGACAGCCTGAACCTGACAGAAGAGGAACTGGCCCTGCTCCTGCTGATCGGCAGTGTTGAGGAAGACGTGCGGTTCAGTGCCCTGTTTGAAGGTCTGGGTGGGCACCCTCATCCCACGGTGGGGTTGCTGGAACAGTGGTGGCAGGATTACACCCTGGAACCCCCCAGACACCTGCTGGAGCGCTGGATCAAACTGGGGGTGCTCAGGGCTGTGCACCAGGAGGGCACCCGCCTGCAGCGTTCTGTGTGCGTGCAGCCTGAACTCTGGGAGATTCTGAGGGGAAACAGTGGCCATCTGGAACTTTATATGCCTCCCGCCCAACTTCCAGCACTTGCAGACCTCTTTTTGCCTGAGGGGTTTCAGGTTCCCCCTTTGAAAGACCTGCTGGTGGGAGGCGTGCGTCATTCTGGCCGCAAAACCCTGTTGAAAGCCCTTGCCCGACACCACCAGAAAGGCATCCTCACAACACACCTGACCGAGGGGTTTCATGAAAATGCTGTCCTGGCCCTGGTGCTTGACGCTGTGCCCCTGGTGGTCCTGCCTGCATCCCCAGAGCCCATGGTCCTGCCAGAGTTGCCCCTGGACATTCCTGTTTTTGCCACCTGCTCTGTCCATCAGGTGGTCCACACAAGGGCGTACCGCATGGCCTTGCAAACGCCCGGTCCTGCAGAACGAAAACGCATCTGGAAGACAGCCACTGGAAGGGAGCCTGAGACCCTGCACAGAAGGCTTCCGGTGGGTAACCTGATCCGGCTCGGCAGAGGAGAATCCCTGGCAGTACAGGCCCTCCATCCCAGTGTGAACCGCCTCCCGGCCTGTGGGAGCTACCAGGACCTTGCACTGCCTGAGCATGTGCTGCAGGACCTGAAACTCCTTGAGACCCGCTGCAGGTTCAGGGAACGCCTGGGGCAGCACCTGCCAGAAGTCCTCACGCCCCCCGTGGGTGTGAAAGCCCTGTTCTCAGGACCGAGTGGAACAGGGAAGACCCTGACCGCACGGGTGCTGGCCGGTGTGCTGGACATGCCCCTTTTCCGGGTGGACCTGTCAAAAGTGGTTTCCAAATTCATCGGGGAAACCGAAAAGAACCTGGATGAGGTGTTCGAACAGGCAGAATCCCAGGATGTGATTTTGCTCCTGGATGAGGGGGATGCCCTCTTGACCCAGCGCACCGCAGTGGGAAACGCCAACGACCGTTACGCCAATCTGGAGACCAATTACCTCCTGCAGAGGCTGGAACACTATGAGGGCATCCTGCTCATCACCACCAATGCGTCTGACCGGATTGATGCGGCTTTCCAGCGCAGGATGGACCTGACCATTGATTTTCCTGCCCCCAGGGCAGCAGAGAGGGCACGCATCTGGACGTTGCACCTGCCTGCTGCACACGCCCTGGCAAGAGATGAGATTGAGCATGTGGCCGAAACCTGCGACCTGACCGGAGGCCAGATCCGCAATGTGGTGCTGCAGGCCACGCTCCTGAGCCTGCAGGACGAAAGACCACTGGCCTTCAGGCACCTGCAGGTGGCCCTGCGCCGGGAGTACCGCAAACTGGGCATTCACCCGCCCACAGGTGAACCATGACCGGGAAAGCCCCTGCCCCCAGGAAAAGCACTGGACCCGTGACCCCCGCTGCCCGCAAGGGTGCTGGAGGAACCGTGATGGGGAAAACCAGCGTGCAGATCAAAGGCAAAGCGGCCCAGGACCCCAGGTTCCAGAAGACCGTCAAAAACCTGCAGGACCGTTCCCGGCAACTTGGCAAACACGAGCCAGCCAGCAAAAAACGCAGTGACCTTGAGAATGCGGCCCAGGACCCTGCCAATGCCCGATCCGCAGGTGCGGCGGCGTCCCAGGTGGCAACCATGGACAGTGCCCCCACAGGCACGGTCCAGCCCGGCAGTTTCACCACGCTGCTCAGGCAGGAAATTGACCGCCTGATGCCGCAGACCCTGGAAAATGCCGACCAGTTCATGCAGCATGGGGAGGCATCCCAGATCCAGCAGGCCGCTGGAGGAGCCGTGCAACAGCAGACCGATGATGCCGCAGGCACCTTGCAGGCCACTGCTGCACAGGCTCCCGATCCGGCAGGTCAGCCTGTCAGAACACCGCAGCCCATGGGGACAGAGGCACCCCCTGCCCCACCTGTGGTGGACCCCTCGGGTGCGGTTCCTCCACCGAAAAAGAACTTTGATGCTGGACTCAAACAGAACCTGGACACCTCAAAAGACGAGATCAAAAAAACAGAGCTCCCCGAAAGCTCTTTTCAGAAGGCCAACGATTCCCGCTTTTCAAAGGTGATAGAACAGAACAAGAAATTGCAGTCACAGACAGCCAGGAGCATCCAGGGGTACCCAAAGACCGAAACCCAGATTCAGGGTGCTGCAAAAGCTGCCGTTTCAGGAGACAGCAAAAAAGGAGCCGCTGCTCTGGTCAAAGCCAGGATGCAGGGCTCTGCGGTGGTCCGCGTCAAACAGCAGACTGCCAAAGAGCGCAACGAGGCCCGCAGGAAAGCTGTTGTAGACAACATTGAGCGCATCTACAACAAGACCAAAACGGCAGCCCAGAACCACATTGAAGGCCTGCAGGAAAAAGCCATGCATCTCTTTGAGCAGGGTCTGAACCGGGCCAGTGAGAACCTCAAACGCAATGCAGAGCTCGAAAAGCAGAAATTTCGCAATGAGCGTTATTCGGGCGTGACAGGTGCTGCACGTTGGGTGGCAGACCTCTTCAGGGAATGCCCGGATGGCCTCAAAGAAGGGTTCCGTCGGGCCAGGGCAAAGTTCACCCAGGAAACCGATGTGCTCGTGGGCAAAGTGGGTCATTTTGTGGATTCCCGCATCAAGGCCGCCAAGGCCGAAATTCAGCGTGGGCAGGCCGAAATCCAGACCTATGTGCAAAGCCTCCCTGCGGATCTGCAGTCTGTAGGCCAGAATGCCCAGAAGGACATGGAATCCCGTTTTTCGGAGATGCAGCAGAACATCGACAGTCAGGCCCAGGAACTCGCCCAGAAACTTGCAGAGCGCTACCAGAAGGCCCAGGAAGATGCAGACAACGCCATCAAGAAACTGGAAGAAGAAAACAGCGGGATGCTCAAAGGGCTCATCGATGCCGTGGGTGAGGTCATCAAGATCCTGCGGGAATTCAAAGCCAGACTGCAGGCCGCCCTGCGCAAAGGCGAAGAGACCATCAAACTCATCTTGAACGATCCCATTGGCTTCCTGTCCAATTTGCTTGCAGCCATCAAGGGAGGCCTGAATGCTTTTGTGGGCAACATCTGGACCCACCTGAAAGCTGGATTCATGCAGTGGCTTTTCGGCAGCCTGATGAAAGCAGGCATCCAACCTCCCGTGGACCTCTCGCTGGGCAGCATTTTCAAACTGGTTTTGCAGGTGCTGGGCATCACCTACGACCGCATGCGGGCCAAAGCCGTCAAATTGATTGGAGAACGGAATGTCAAGATTCTGGAAAAACTTTTTGCGTACATTCAGACCCTGATCTCTGGAGGCATTCAGGCCCTGTGGGAGAAGGTTAAAGAAGACCTCTCAAACCTCAAACAGATGGTCATTGATGCCATCCAGAACTGGCTGATCGAAACCGTGATCAAGCAGGCGATCATGAAAGTGGTCAGCATGTTCAACCCAGCTGGAGCCATCGTGCAGGCCGTGATCACCATCTACAACACCGTGATGTTCCTGTGGGAGAAAGCAAACCAGATCCTGTCTTTCGTGGAGGCCGTCATCAACAGCATCCATGCCATTGCCACCGGAGCCATCGGGGGAGCGGTGAGCTGGATCGAACGCAGCCTGGCCAGCATGATTCCTCTGGTGATCGGCTTCCTGGCCCGACTGATCGGGCTGGGGAACGTCTCCAACAAGATCCGCGAGTTCATTCTGAAAGTGCAGGGCAAGGTAGATGCCGCCATCGACAAGGTCATTGCAAAAATCGTTGCCACTGTGAAGAAGCTGTTCGGGAAAGGTCAGGGCTCTGGACCTGAAGCTGCCAGAGAGAGGTTGCAGCAAGGATTGCAGGCAGGCAAAGAAGCGGTTAACCGTTACGCTGGCCGCAAGGTGGGTGTGTTGGTGCTCAGACCCCTCCTGGCAGCAGTCAGGGTCAGGTACCGAATGACGGTGCTTGAGCCCAGACAGCAAAATGGCAAGTGGGCGATTTATGGGAAGGTGAACCCGGATGGGACAGAAAAATCCGAAGCCAAAGCGCCAGAAGCTGCCACCACCGAAGCCCTCAAGGCCACCGCAGCCACAGTCACCAAAATCTCCAAGGCAGCAGAAAACGGCAAAAAAGCTTTTGCTGCTGGTTTGAAACGGGAACTCGATGCCATCAGACGCAATCAGGCCCGGGGGGGCGTGATCATCCCCACCAAGCCTGAAGAAGAACAGGCAGGTCCGGGCCTCGACAATGCCACCCTCTTCAAGGCAGAAGACCCTGCCGCAGATGTGGCCGAGATCGGAGAGGTGAAATCTGGAAGACCCCGCCTGTTCAAATCCCGGGCCAGT includes the following:
- a CDS encoding ATP-binding protein; its protein translation is MIDLKPFQSHFYQMLRFALPAISEHLGGLQEVPFLEAYQEELSSVGSTRVPYSQPIERLKDSLNLTEEELALLLLIGSVEEDVRFSALFEGLGGHPHPTVGLLEQWWQDYTLEPPRHLLERWIKLGVLRAVHQEGTRLQRSVCVQPELWEILRGNSGHLELYMPPAQLPALADLFLPEGFQVPPLKDLLVGGVRHSGRKTLLKALARHHQKGILTTHLTEGFHENAVLALVLDAVPLVVLPASPEPMVLPELPLDIPVFATCSVHQVVHTRAYRMALQTPGPAERKRIWKTATGREPETLHRRLPVGNLIRLGRGESLAVQALHPSVNRLPACGSYQDLALPEHVLQDLKLLETRCRFRERLGQHLPEVLTPPVGVKALFSGPSGTGKTLTARVLAGVLDMPLFRVDLSKVVSKFIGETEKNLDEVFEQAESQDVILLLDEGDALLTQRTAVGNANDRYANLETNYLLQRLEHYEGILLITTNASDRIDAAFQRRMDLTIDFPAPRAAERARIWTLHLPAAHALARDEIEHVAETCDLTGGQIRNVVLQATLLSLQDERPLAFRHLQVALRREYRKLGIHPPTGEP
- a CDS encoding phage tail protein, which produces MTGKAPAPRKSTGPVTPAARKGAGGTVMGKTSVQIKGKAAQDPRFQKTVKNLQDRSRQLGKHEPASKKRSDLENAAQDPANARSAGAAASQVATMDSAPTGTVQPGSFTTLLRQEIDRLMPQTLENADQFMQHGEASQIQQAAGGAVQQQTDDAAGTLQATAAQAPDPAGQPVRTPQPMGTEAPPAPPVVDPSGAVPPPKKNFDAGLKQNLDTSKDEIKKTELPESSFQKANDSRFSKVIEQNKKLQSQTARSIQGYPKTETQIQGAAKAAVSGDSKKGAAALVKARMQGSAVVRVKQQTAKERNEARRKAVVDNIERIYNKTKTAAQNHIEGLQEKAMHLFEQGLNRASENLKRNAELEKQKFRNERYSGVTGAARWVADLFRECPDGLKEGFRRARAKFTQETDVLVGKVGHFVDSRIKAAKAEIQRGQAEIQTYVQSLPADLQSVGQNAQKDMESRFSEMQQNIDSQAQELAQKLAERYQKAQEDADNAIKKLEEENSGMLKGLIDAVGEVIKILREFKARLQAALRKGEETIKLILNDPIGFLSNLLAAIKGGLNAFVGNIWTHLKAGFMQWLFGSLMKAGIQPPVDLSLGSIFKLVLQVLGITYDRMRAKAVKLIGERNVKILEKLFAYIQTLISGGIQALWEKVKEDLSNLKQMVIDAIQNWLIETVIKQAIMKVVSMFNPAGAIVQAVITIYNTVMFLWEKANQILSFVEAVINSIHAIATGAIGGAVSWIERSLASMIPLVIGFLARLIGLGNVSNKIREFILKVQGKVDAAIDKVIAKIVATVKKLFGKGQGSGPEAARERLQQGLQAGKEAVNRYAGRKVGVLVLRPLLAAVRVRYRMTVLEPRQQNGKWAIYGKVNPDGTEKSEAKAPEAATTEALKATAATVTKISKAAENGKKAFAAGLKRELDAIRRNQARGGVIIPTKPEEEQAGPGLDNATLFKAEDPAADVAEIGEVKSGRPRLFKSRASGRAIPTDRPVIHVPPGTTPRELVKTNPAIAKQIIQDRAVLVQNSKVVQNQLSAITENFKTGVDKMNRQVEEAIKKGTLDPNDAARFQSILQGKGGTLKFVLDLEAKAKMKTEDLEVAQSLVQAAFDGLVGDAANNKTKIELVIRNEEAKAKT